AAAATTCCTTGTCTTCACATGTGATGTTCGCGTCCTTGACAGCTGTCACGTTTCCGTACTTTTTCCAGATGTTTTTTAATACAACTCGCGCCATTTAATTCCTCCTATGAAGTCATCCTGTTATCTTTATGTATATTTTTCTTTTTCTTGGCCCGTCAAATTCACAGAAGAAAATCCCCTGCCACGTACCAAGTACCAGTTTTCCATTTTCAACAATAAAGAACATTTCACAGCCAAACAAAGACTGTTTTACATGGGAATCCGAATTGCCTTCGGCGTGAATATAGCCGTCATTAACCGGAATCATGCCATTCATTTTTTTTAAGATATCTTTTTTTACCGCCGGATCAGCATTTTCATTTACTGTAAGGCCGGCAGTAGTATGAGGCACCATTAAAAAAACAATACCGTCTTTCGCCTTATTTAAGTCAACCGCCGCCTGAACATCGGCTGTTATTTCAACCAATTCACACCTTTGTTTGGTGTTAATTTCAAGCGTATGCATTTTACTTAAACTTGACCGTAAGCCCTATCCTGTGTGTGCTTTCAAGAACGCCATACTGCCTGTAAGCGTAATCTACAGAGTATATGTCTATTTTTATCCCCGCGCCGATAACGAATCCCGCAAGTATTGACGGGCCGGCGTAGTTTTCATAGTAATAATTTTTATCAAACATTCCCTGATACTGATAACCAAGCCTTAAAACAAGCAGATCCCTGTACCAGTATTCCATGCCTGCGGCTATAATTCCGTTTGTCTCTATAGGCTGAATGTAATCAAGGCTTAAGATAAGGTTTCTTACCGCCGAATAACTTAATCCCACCCTGAAATTTATAGGCAGCAGAAACGCTTCGCCAAAACCAAATTTAGGGCCCAGATTCTGAAATGCTATTCCGGCTTTTAACCCTTCAACAGGAGTGGTATAAATAGCGCCGATATCGCCGGCAAAACCAAAAGCCGACTTGTCATCAATGCTGGAATTAAAAAGTTTTATTGTCACGCCAAGAGAAAGGTCTTTATTGATTGAAGTTCCGTAAGCAATGCCAAAACCAAGGTCAGAAGAAGAAAATGAACCAAGAGGATTTCCTGATATATCCCATTTATTAATATCACCTGAATTTACATAAACAACCGAAAGCCCGAAAGTTCCGATTTCACCGGCAGGATATGCCATCGCAAGGTAGTCATAAAAAATATCAGCAAACCACATTGTGTGCATGAATGATACCTGAAATCCCTGAAGCTGTGATAAACCCGCCGGGTTCCAAAGAATTGAATGAACATCATCCGCAGCTGCCGTGTATGCCCCGCCCATAGCTATCGGACGCGCTCCCTGTTCCAGCTTTAAAAAGACAGCGGAAGTCGTGCCCTGATCGGCATATGAAGTTAACGTTAAAACAAACATAAATACAGCTGTCAAAGCCGTAATTAAATACCTTTTTATCATTAAACAATCACCTCAATTATGATTAAGTAAAATATATCATTTTGCCCATAGGGTGTCAAGGATATTTTACCCGCCATTAAACCATATTATATAAACGTTTAGACAACCCTTTTTGTTAATTGTTCCGCCAAAAAAGCCCTTATTTTATTGCATTTTTTGCAGTTTTCGTATTATAAAATTTTATTTTAAATTTTCAAAAAAGCCTTCCATAGACGCGCCATTTGTAATCGCCGTCTTTTTTATGTTTAACCGTTAAAAACAGGTAATTAAGGCCTTCCTGCGATGACAGATACACTGCGGCTATTTCCGCCTGTTCGCCCTGT
The Candidatus Goldiibacteriota bacterium genome window above contains:
- a CDS encoding YjbQ family protein; translation: MHTLEINTKQRCELVEITADVQAAVDLNKAKDGIVFLMVPHTTAGLTVNENADPAVKKDILKKMNGMIPVNDGYIHAEGNSDSHVKQSLFGCEMFFIVENGKLVLGTWQGIFFCEFDGPRKRKIYIKITG
- a CDS encoding PorV/PorQ family protein; translated protein: MIKRYLITALTAVFMFVLTLTSYADQGTTSAVFLKLEQGARPIAMGGAYTAAADDVHSILWNPAGLSQLQGFQVSFMHTMWFADIFYDYLAMAYPAGEIGTFGLSVVYVNSGDINKWDISGNPLGSFSSSDLGFGIAYGTSINKDLSLGVTIKLFNSSIDDKSAFGFAGDIGAIYTTPVEGLKAGIAFQNLGPKFGFGEAFLLPINFRVGLSYSAVRNLILSLDYIQPIETNGIIAAGMEYWYRDLLVLRLGYQYQGMFDKNYYYENYAGPSILAGFVIGAGIKIDIYSVDYAYRQYGVLESTHRIGLTVKFK